The following proteins are co-located in the Komagataeibacter sp. FNDCF1 genome:
- the clpA gene encoding ATP-dependent Clp protease ATP-binding subunit ClpA, producing MLSRNLEQTLHRALTLAGDRRHEYATLEHLLLALIDDPDAVTVFRACGVDLNKLRTDLTEFLDKDLAGLAADRTVDPKPTAAFQRVIQRAAIHVQSTGRDEVTGANVLVALFAERESHAVYFLQLQDMTRLDAVNFISHGIAKAPDRSTRRPVAGSPPEGNETEERGKTGQKSQDALSTYCTNLNEKAQAGKVDPLIGRDSEIERTIQILCRRTKNNPLYVGDPGVGKTAIAEGLAKRIVEGDVPEELLNSTIYSLDMGALLAGTRYRGDFEERLKAVVTELDNNPGSILFIDEIHTVIGAGATSGGAMDASNLLKPALAAGTLRCMGSTTYKEYRQHFEKDRALVRRFQKIDVAEPSVDDAVKILRGLKVNYEKHHKVRYTDDAIRGAVELAAKYIHDRKLPDKAIDVIDEVGASRMLVPENRRRKTVTLKDVEDIVAKIARIPPKSVSSDDKETLRSLERDLKGMVYGQDKAIEALTAAIKLSRAGLRDPEKPIGNYLFSGPTGVGKTEVAKQLASTLGIELIRFDMSEYMERHSISRLIGAPPGYVGFDQGGLLTDAIDQHPHAVLLLDEIEKAHQDLYNVLLQVMDHGRLTDHNGKTVDFRNVVLIMTTNAGAADLSKEAIGFGRTSREGEDEDAIKRLFTPEFRNRLDAIIPFANLSPHVVDRVVEKFIFQLEAQLADRNVMIEISSAAREWLAERGYDRLYGARPLGRVIQENIKKPLAEELLFGKLANGGVAKISLKDGKLDFEYISHAKNAAAEGDEGDSTREEEAAD from the coding sequence ATGTTGTCACGTAATCTTGAACAGACGCTTCACCGTGCGCTGACACTGGCCGGCGACCGCCGGCACGAATACGCAACGCTTGAACATCTCCTGCTCGCCCTGATCGATGACCCGGATGCCGTAACGGTATTCCGCGCCTGCGGGGTCGACCTGAACAAGCTGCGCACCGACCTGACCGAATTCCTGGACAAGGATCTCGCCGGTCTGGCTGCGGACCGTACCGTTGATCCCAAGCCCACGGCCGCCTTCCAGCGCGTGATCCAGCGTGCCGCGATCCACGTCCAGTCAACCGGACGGGACGAGGTGACGGGTGCGAACGTGCTCGTGGCCCTGTTTGCCGAGCGCGAGAGCCATGCGGTGTATTTCCTGCAGCTGCAGGACATGACGCGGCTGGACGCGGTGAACTTCATCTCCCACGGCATTGCCAAGGCCCCGGACCGCTCCACGCGCCGCCCGGTGGCGGGCAGCCCGCCGGAAGGGAACGAAACCGAGGAACGCGGAAAGACCGGGCAGAAAAGCCAGGATGCGCTGTCCACCTACTGCACCAACCTCAATGAAAAGGCGCAGGCGGGCAAGGTCGACCCGCTGATCGGCCGCGACTCCGAAATCGAGCGCACGATCCAGATCCTGTGCCGCCGCACCAAGAACAACCCGCTTTATGTGGGTGATCCCGGCGTGGGCAAGACCGCCATTGCCGAAGGGCTTGCCAAGCGCATTGTCGAAGGTGACGTGCCGGAAGAGCTGCTCAATTCCACGATCTATTCGCTGGACATGGGCGCGCTGCTGGCGGGCACCCGTTACCGCGGTGATTTCGAGGAACGGCTGAAGGCGGTGGTGACCGAACTGGACAACAACCCCGGCTCCATCCTGTTCATTGATGAAATCCATACGGTCATCGGCGCGGGTGCCACTTCGGGCGGGGCGATGGATGCGTCCAACCTGCTCAAGCCGGCCCTGGCTGCAGGCACGCTGCGCTGCATGGGTTCGACCACGTACAAGGAATACCGCCAGCATTTCGAGAAGGACCGCGCCCTGGTGCGCCGGTTCCAGAAAATCGATGTGGCGGAGCCTTCGGTCGATGATGCGGTCAAGATCCTGCGCGGGCTGAAGGTCAATTACGAAAAGCACCACAAGGTGCGCTACACCGATGACGCGATCCGGGGTGCGGTGGAACTGGCTGCCAAGTACATCCATGACCGCAAGCTGCCGGACAAGGCCATCGACGTGATTGACGAGGTCGGGGCATCACGCATGCTGGTGCCTGAAAACCGCCGCCGCAAGACGGTCACGCTGAAGGATGTGGAGGATATCGTCGCCAAGATCGCGCGTATTCCGCCCAAGAGCGTGTCGTCCGATGACAAGGAAACGCTGCGTTCGCTCGAGCGTGACCTCAAGGGCATGGTTTACGGGCAGGACAAGGCGATCGAGGCCCTGACTGCCGCGATCAAGCTGTCACGTGCCGGGCTGCGTGATCCGGAAAAGCCGATTGGCAACTACCTGTTCTCCGGCCCCACGGGCGTGGGCAAGACGGAAGTGGCCAAGCAGCTTGCCAGCACGCTGGGAATCGAACTGATCCGCTTCGACATGTCCGAATACATGGAGCGGCATTCGATCTCGCGCCTGATCGGCGCGCCGCCGGGCTATGTCGGCTTTGACCAGGGTGGCCTGCTGACCGATGCCATCGACCAGCACCCGCATGCGGTCCTGCTGCTGGATGAAATCGAGAAGGCACACCAGGACCTGTACAACGTGCTGCTGCAGGTGATGGATCACGGGCGCCTGACCGACCATAACGGCAAGACGGTGGACTTCCGCAACGTGGTCCTGATCATGACGACCAATGCGGGTGCCGCGGATCTGAGCAAGGAGGCGATCGGCTTTGGCCGCACCTCGCGTGAAGGCGAGGACGAGGATGCGATCAAGCGCCTGTTCACGCCGGAGTTCCGCAACCGGCTGGATGCGATCATTCCCTTTGCCAACCTCTCGCCGCATGTGGTGGACCGGGTGGTGGAGAAGTTCATCTTCCAGCTGGAAGCGCAGCTGGCGGACCGTAACGTGATGATCGAAATCTCGTCCGCCGCGCGCGAATGGCTGGCCGAGCGTGGTTACGACCGCCTGTATGGCGCACGCCCGCTGGGCCGTGTCATTCAGGAAAACATCAAGAAGCCGCTGGCGGAGGAACTTCTGTTCGGCAAGCTGGCCAATGGCGGGGTGGCCAAGATCTCGCTCAAGGATGGCAAGCTGGATTTCGAATACATCTCCCATGCAAAAAATGCTGCCGCCGAAGGCGATGAAGGCGACAGCACGCGTGAGGAGGAAGCGGCGGACTGA
- a CDS encoding YnfA family protein yields MLTALIYVPAAFAEIGGCFCFWAWMRLGRSALVLVPGCLSLVLFAWLLTFSPADNAGRAYAIYGGVYIAASLIWSWLVEGLPPDRWDLGGAAICLVGAAIILLAPRG; encoded by the coding sequence ATGCTCACCGCACTGATCTACGTTCCCGCTGCTTTTGCTGAAATTGGTGGCTGCTTCTGTTTCTGGGCATGGATGCGCCTTGGCCGATCGGCGCTGGTGCTGGTGCCGGGCTGTCTTTCACTGGTGCTGTTCGCATGGCTGCTGACCTTCAGCCCGGCCGATAATGCGGGCCGGGCCTATGCCATTTATGGTGGTGTCTATATTGCTGCCAGCCTGATCTGGTCATGGCTGGTGGAGGGCCTGCCACCCGACCGGTGGGATCTGGGCGGGGCGGCCATCTGCCTGGTGGGGGCGGCGATCATCCTGCTAGCCCCGCGTGGCTGA
- a CDS encoding polyphosphate kinase 2 family protein, protein MPKKNTSNKLARRFTVHNGHDFSLAACPTRAAEACGLDKKTGKQLLRERIGRLSQLQSLLYANGTWSLLVVLQALDAGGKDGVIKHVMSGINPQGVSVTSFKQPGPVELSHGYLWREHLAAPAAGRIGIFNRSHYEEVLVTRVHPELLEHECLPPTLRHKSTFWEDRYHDINHFERYLARQGTLVLKFFLHLSKEEQRRRFLRRIEHRTKNWKFSPSDIHERQYWDDYQRAYEEAIRRTAHPDAPWVVVPADQKWFERLVVIEAIIDALEKLHLKMPASDPAMEQEMEKARRQLEAEAPKSGNSALH, encoded by the coding sequence ATGCCCAAAAAAAATACCTCCAATAAGCTTGCCCGCCGTTTCACCGTTCATAATGGCCATGATTTCTCCCTTGCCGCCTGCCCCACCCGGGCGGCGGAAGCCTGTGGGCTGGACAAGAAAACCGGCAAGCAGTTGCTCAGGGAGCGTATTGGCCGTCTCTCCCAGTTGCAGTCGCTCCTGTATGCCAATGGAACATGGTCGCTGCTGGTCGTGCTGCAGGCACTCGACGCGGGTGGCAAGGATGGCGTGATCAAGCATGTCATGTCCGGCATCAACCCGCAGGGTGTCAGTGTTACGTCGTTCAAGCAGCCCGGGCCGGTCGAACTGTCGCATGGCTATCTGTGGCGCGAGCATCTTGCCGCCCCCGCGGCGGGACGCATCGGCATCTTCAACCGCAGCCATTACGAGGAAGTGCTGGTCACCCGCGTGCATCCCGAACTGCTGGAGCACGAATGCCTGCCACCCACCCTGCGGCACAAGTCCACCTTCTGGGAAGACCGCTACCACGATATCAACCATTTCGAGCGCTATCTGGCGCGGCAGGGTACGCTGGTACTCAAATTTTTCCTGCACCTGTCCAAGGAAGAACAGCGCAGGCGCTTCCTGCGCCGGATCGAGCACCGCACCAAGAACTGGAAGTTCTCGCCCTCCGATATCCATGAGCGGCAGTACTGGGATGACTATCAGCGTGCCTATGAGGAGGCGATCCGCCGTACCGCCCACCCCGATGCGCCATGGGTTGTCGTGCCGGCCGACCAGAAATGGTTTGAACGCCTGGTAGTGATCGAGGCCATTATCGACGCACTGGAAAAGCTGCACCTGAAGATGCCCGCATCCGACCCTGCCATGGAGCAGGAAATGGAAAAGGCCCGCAGGCAGCTTGAGGCCGAAGCCCCGAAATCCGGTAACAGCGCCCTGCATTGA
- a CDS encoding SDR family NAD(P)-dependent oxidoreductase: MQQIALVTGATAGFGKAIAERLVQDGYRVIATGRRQERLDELAARLGPDLLPFRLDMNDAAAIAGMPASLPADWRDVDVLINNAGLALGMEKAQEADIANWQTMISTNITGMVELTRVLLPGMVARDRGHVIALGSTAAIYPYTGGNVYGATKAFVRQFTRNLRCDLLGNNVRVTNLEPGLCGGSEFSNVRLRDDAKAAAVYEGTKPLLPADIAETVAWVLSLPRHVNINEIELMPTCQAAGGLSVARGMKD; this comes from the coding sequence ATGCAGCAGATTGCACTGGTAACCGGAGCAACCGCCGGATTTGGCAAGGCAATTGCCGAACGCCTCGTCCAGGATGGCTACCGGGTCATCGCGACCGGGCGCAGGCAGGAACGGCTTGATGAACTGGCGGCACGCCTTGGTCCCGACCTGCTGCCCTTTCGCCTGGACATGAATGATGCCGCAGCCATTGCAGGGATGCCAGCCAGCCTGCCAGCCGACTGGCGCGATGTGGATGTGCTGATCAACAACGCAGGCCTGGCGCTGGGCATGGAAAAGGCGCAGGAGGCCGATATCGCCAACTGGCAGACCATGATCTCCACCAATATCACCGGCATGGTGGAACTGACCCGCGTGCTGCTGCCGGGCATGGTGGCGCGCGACCGGGGCCATGTCATTGCGCTGGGCAGCACGGCGGCTATCTACCCTTACACGGGTGGCAACGTGTACGGGGCGACCAAGGCCTTTGTCCGCCAGTTCACCCGCAACCTGCGCTGTGACCTGCTGGGGAACAACGTGCGTGTCACCAACCTTGAACCCGGCCTGTGCGGGGGGAGTGAGTTCAGTAACGTGCGCCTGCGTGATGATGCGAAGGCGGCGGCCGTGTACGAAGGCACCAAGCCCCTGCTGCCGGCCGATATTGCCGAGACGGTAGCGTGGGTGCTTTCCCTGCCGCGCCACGTCAACATCAACGAGATCGAACTCATGCCTACCTGTCAGGCCGCCGGTGGCCTGTCGGTCGCACGTGGCATGAAGGACTGA
- a CDS encoding YqgE/AlgH family protein, with the protein MASFTTTPGCSLTGHLLVATPALTDPAFARSVVYLCAHTPEDGAMGLVVNRRLSQPVLDDVLEQLGIAPVPPRRRINLCAGGPMDNGRGFVLHTSDWSGDGSLPVDRTTTLTASLDVLRDIADGNGPSNALLAMGHASWDAGQLEEEMLHHDAWVAAPATKAIVFGPDYNAKWRQALASVQIDPAWYSMAAGHA; encoded by the coding sequence ATGGCTTCATTCACGACAACTCCAGGCTGCAGCCTGACCGGTCACCTTCTGGTGGCCACCCCTGCCCTGACCGACCCTGCCTTCGCGCGCAGTGTCGTCTACCTGTGTGCCCACACGCCCGAGGACGGGGCGATGGGCCTTGTCGTCAACCGCCGTCTGTCCCAGCCGGTGCTGGATGACGTGCTTGAACAGCTTGGCATTGCCCCCGTGCCACCCCGCCGGCGCATCAACCTGTGCGCGGGCGGCCCGATGGATAACGGGCGCGGCTTCGTGCTTCATACATCGGACTGGAGTGGTGACGGCAGCCTGCCGGTGGACCGCACCACCACGCTGACCGCAAGCCTGGATGTGCTGCGCGACATTGCTGATGGCAATGGCCCCAGCAATGCCCTGCTGGCCATGGGTCACGCAAGCTGGGACGCGGGACAGCTGGAAGAAGAGATGCTGCATCATGACGCATGGGTCGCCGCGCCCGCAACCAAAGCCATCGTGTTCGGCCCCGACTACAATGCCAAATGGCGGCAGGCCCTGGCCAGCGTGCAGATCGACCCCGCATGGTACAGCATGGCGGCCGGCCACGCCTGA